The segment GGCCGGGCGGACATTACCTGGCGGAGGAGCACACCCTACGGCATTTCCGCCAGGAGCTGTGGCGGCCGCAGTTCCTGAACCGCGATGACCCCGACACCTGGATCAGCAAGGGGCGCAAGACCTATGCCGATCGGGTTATCCAGGAGACGAAGCGGCTGTTGGAGACGCACCGGCCGGAGCCTCTGCCGGCCGACGCCGCCGCGGCCCTCGATGCCATTGCCGCGGAAGCGCGCCAGGCCCTGGCCGGCATCCACTTCATCGCCTGACCCGATTGGGCCGAACCCCACAGCCCGGGCGAGGAGCGCGCCAGTTTTTGCGCTCCGTCCCGGGCTGTGCTATGATGACCGGCGCATAACCTTGCTCTGTCAGTATGCGAATCAGGAGCCATATGGAGACCAGAGAAGCAGCCGGCCGCGCCGGCCCTCCCGTCGGGGAGCGCAAACCGCCGTTGGACTATGTGGTGTTCGACCTGGACGAGACCATCTATCCCCGGGATGCCGGCGTCATGCAGGCCATCGGCCGGCGCATCACCGAATACCTGCAGAAGTATCTGGGCCTTACATACGAAGACGCGGTAGCCCTGCGCCGGCGCTATGTGCGGGAATACGGCACCACCCTGCGGGGACTGCGCCGGCACCACCAAATTGACCCC is part of the Anaerolineae bacterium genome and harbors:
- a CDS encoding trimethylamine methyltransferase family protein, giving the protein PGGHYLAEEHTLRHFRQELWRPQFLNRDDPDTWISKGRKTYADRVIQETKRLLETHRPEPLPADAAAALDAIAAEARQALAGIHFIA